Within the Stenotrophomonas sp. 610A2 genome, the region TCCAGCCACTGCGGCTTGGGCGAGGCCGAGCGCGCGGTGATGATTTCCACCGTCTGCCCGCTGACCAGGCGCGTGCGCAGCGGCACCAGCTTCTTGTCCACGCGCGATGCGACCGCGCGGTTGCCCACATCGGTGTGCACGGCATAGGCGAAATCCAGCGCGGTCGAATTGCGCGGCAGCGCCAGGATCTTGCCCTTGGGCGTGAACAGGTAGACCTCGTCCGGGAACAGGTCAACCTTGACGTTGTCGAGGAACTCCAGCGACGAACCTGCGGTGCGCTGCGAATCGATCAACTCGACGATCCAGGCATGCGCCCTGCTCTGCGCACTGTTGGGGCCGTCGCCACCGAACTTGTAGGTCCAGTGCGCGGCCACACCGCGCTCGGCGATCAGGTCCATTTCCTCGGTGCGGATCTGCACTTCGATCGGGGAGCCGTACGGCCCGAACAGCACCGTGTGCAGCGACTGGTAACCGTTGGCCTTGGGGATGGCGATGAAATCGCGGAAGCGCCCGTCCAGCGGTTTGAACGCGGCATGCACGCCGCCCAGTGCGTGGTAGCAGTTGGGTACGTTGCGCATCACCAGGCGGAAGCCGAACACATCCATGACCTGGTCGAAGCTTTTGTTCTCCTCGCGCATCTTGGTATAGATGCTCCAGGGCGTCTTGATGCGGCTGATCAGGCGATGCTCCAGCCCTTCACGCGCCAGGCGCTGCGACAGCTGTACTTCCACCTGCGCCATCGACTCACGACGCACCACCGGCTGGCTGCGGATGTGTTTCTCGATGATGGCGTGGCGCCACGGGTACAGCGCGCGGAAGCCGAGGTTCTGCAGCTCGGATTTGATCAGGTTCATGCCCAGGCGCTGGGCGATGGGCGCGTAGATATCCAGCGTTTCGGTGGCGATGCGGCGCCGCGCCTCGGCACTCTGTGCACCCAGGGTGCGCATGTTGTGCAGGCGGTCAGCCAGCTTGATCATGATCACGCGCAGGTCGCGCGACATCGCCAGCAACATCTTGCGAAAGCTCTCCGCCGCAGCTTCCTGGCGGTCGCGGAACTTGAGCTTGTCCAGCTTGGTGACGCCCTCGACCAGGTCGGCCACGGCCTGGCCGAACTCGGCGGCCAGCTCCTCGCCGGTGAGCGGTGTGTCCTCGATGGTGTCGTGCAGGATCGCCGCGATCAGGGTTTCAACATCCAGGCCGAGTTCGGCCAGGATGCGCGCCACCGCCACCGGATGGGTGATATACGGTTCGCCGGATTTGCGGGTCTGGCCGGCATGCGCAGCCGCCCCGACCTCCCAGGCACGACGCAGCAGCGGCAGCTGCTCGGTGGGGAGGTAGCTGGCTGCGCGTTCGAGTTGCAGTACGTAATCAGGTACCACCCCGCCCGCGGGCGTGGCTACCTGGGCGGAAGGGCCTGGGTTCATGGCAGAAGACTATGCCAGCAGGCGTTCCACGGCAATTCCTACAACGCAAACAGCCCGCTTTTGGCGGGCTGTTTGCAGACAACATCAATCGATGCCGAAGAGGCAATCAATCGTCGTTCTTGGACATGTCTTCGTCGGCGACCACTTCAGCGGCTGCCCATTCCAGTGCTTCACGCTCGATGCGCTCGCGCTCGGACTTCTCGACTTCCTCGATCAGCTCGTTGTCGATGCGACGGGCAGCGATTTCGCGCAGCGCCAACACCGTCGGCTTGTCCTCGCTCTCGCTGTTGTCGATCGTCGCCTGGACACCATTGGCCAGCTGACGGGCGCGCTTGGACGCCATCATGACCAGCTCAAAACGGTTGTTAACGACTTCCAGGCAATCTTCTACGGTAATGCGGGCCATGCGGGCTCCCGGCGACCTGCAACGGCCGCTCGATCGAATGAGGGAAAGGGGACGGATTGTAGGGGCAGACCGGTCCTGGAATCAAGTCAAGGCCTGAACAGCCCCTTGTGGATCAACCACTTGCTCAGTTTTCAGGGGCCAGCAACGAGGCGATCAGCTCGCCGTGGCGGCGTTGCTGGGGTTCGCAGCGCAGCCGGCTGGCGGCGAAGATCGAGCACATTTCGCCAACGGCGGTATCGAAATCCTCGTTGATGATGACGTAGTCGAACTCGTCGTAATGCAGCATTTCCTCACGCGCGGCGGCCAGGCGCTGGGCCATTACCGCCTCGCTGTCCTGGCCACGCTTGCGCATGCGCTCGTCCAGCGCCTGCCGCGACGGCGGCAGGATGAACACGCTGACCGCGCCCGGCACCTTCTCGCGCACCTGGCGTGCACCCTGCCAGTCGATCTCCAGCAGCACGTCCTTGCCGGCCGCCAGCTGCGGCTCCACCGACTGCCGGGCTGTACCCTTCCAGTCGCCATGCACCAGCGCGTGCTCGAAGAAATCACCGGCGGCGATCATCTGCTCGAACTCGGCAGCCGGGACGAAGTGGTAATGCTTGCCGTTGACCTCGCCCGGGCGCATGGCCCGCGAGGTGAAGGAAATCGACAGCGAGATGTGCGGGTCACGCGCCAGAGTGGCGTTGACGATGCTGCTTTTGCCGGCCCCGGACGGGGCAGCGACGATATAGAGGGTGCCACGCATGCGGTGGGCCAACGTCGGAATGGCCCGGCATTGTACCGGCGTGGGCCGGTCTGTGCAGGATCGGGGGTTGAAGGCCCCCAATTGCCACGGGGGCCGGCTACACCTGTAGAGCCGAGCCATGCTCGGCTGGAGCACCACCTGTAGAGCCGCTGCCGAGCATGGCTCGGCACTACCCTTTACTCGATGTTCTGGACCTGCTCGCGGATCTGGTCGATCAGCACCTTCAGCTCGACGGCGGCGTTGGAGGTGCGTGCGTCCACCGACTTGGAGCCCAGGGTATTGGCTTCGCGGTTGAACTCCTGCAGCAGGAAGTCCAGGCGGCGGCCGACCGGCTCGCGCTGGCGCAGCACGCGGCGGATTTCCGCGATATGGCTGTCCAGGCGGTCCAGCTCCTCATCCACGTCGAGCTTCTGCAGCCACATCACCAACTCCTGCTCCGCCCGGCCCGGATCAACCGGGTGCGGCAGGTCAGCCAGGCGTGCGGCCAGCTTGACCCGCTGCCCCTCGCGGATGGCCGGGATCAGCTCGCGGACTTCACCGGCAATGCGTTCGACCGAATCGACCCGCTCGCTGATTGCCGTGGCCAGCTTGTCGCCTTCGCGCTCGCGCGCCTGCACGAAACTGGTGACGGTCTCTTCCAGCAAGGCCAGTGCTTCGGCATGCAGGGCGGCACTGTCGGTCGCCTCGGCGCGCAGCACGCCGGGGTATTGCAGCAGGTCGGTGAAGCCCACCTGCATCCCGGGGAAGCGGCTGTGCAGGCGCTGCGCCAATTCAGACAGCTGATCCACCAGCACCTCGTTGACGGCCAGCGAGGTGGCGGCTTCCGGTGCCCGCAGGCGCATCACCAGGTCGAGCTTGCCGCGGCTGACCCGGGCAGCAACGCGTTCGCGCAGCTGCGGCTCCAGCGCACGCAGGTCCTCGGGCAGACGCACGCCCACTTCAAGGAACCGGTGGTTCACCGAGCGCAGTTCGCAGCCCAGGGTGCCCCACGCGGTGATGCGTTCGCCGCCGGCATAGGCGGTCATGCTCCGAATCATGTGCTTTCCGATGTGTTTCAAAGGGCGAATGGTACCCTAGCCACCTCTGGACGCTGGTGCATCCACCACCCAGACGCCCGCCAGATCAACTCGCACTAACCGGATTCCCCATGACCTTCTCCCGTCCCAGCGGCCGCCAGGCCGACCAGATGCGCACCGTCACCATCGAGCGTTCCTTCACCCGCCATGCCGAAGGCTCGGTGCTGGTGAGCTTTGGCGACACCCGCGTGCTGTGCACCGCCAGCGTCGAGAACCGGGTTCCCGGCTTCCTGCGCGGCAAGGGCGAAGGCTGGGTCACCGCCGAATACGGCATGCTGCCGCGCTCCACCCACACCCGTTCCGACCGTGAAGCCGCGCGCGGCAAGCAAGGCGGTCGCACCCTGGAAATCCAGCGCCTGATCGGCCGCACCCTGCGCGCCTGCATCGATCGCAACGCATTGGGCGAGCGCACCATCACCCTGGACTGCGACGTACTGCAGGCCGACGGTGGTACCCGCACCGCCGCCATCACCGGCGCTTATGTGGCGCTGGTGGATGCAGTGAACCTGCTGATGAAGCGCGGCGAGATCAAGCGCAACCCGTTGTTCGGTGCAGTGGCCGCCGTCTCGGTCGGCGTCTACAAGGGCCAGCCGGTGCTGGACCTGGATTACCCGGAAGACAGCGACTGCGATACCGACATGAACATCGTCATGAACGACGGTGGTGGCTTCATCGAGCTGCAGGGCACGGCCGAAGGCCACGCTTTCCGCCGCGAGGAACTGGACGCGCTGCTGGTGCTGGCTGAAAAGGGCATCCGCGAGCTGTTCGACGCCCAGCAGGCGGCGTTGGCGCAGGCATGAGCCGGCGCCTTGCCCTGGTCACCCTCGTGGTCGCCGACTACGACGAAGCCATCGCCTGGTACACCGGCAAGCTCGGCTTCCAGCTGTTGGAAGACATCGACCAGGGCCGCAAGCGCTGGGTAGTGGTCGGCCCCACCGATGGCAGCGCCGCCGCGCTGCTGTTGGCGCGTGCCAGCGATGAAGAACAGCGCAGCCGCATCGGCAACCAGACCGGTGGCCGCGTTGGCTTTTTCCTCAACACCGATGATTTCTGGCGCGACCACGCGGCAATGACCGCGCAGGGCGTCGAATTCCTCGAAGCGCCACGCGAAGAACCCTATGCCACGGTCGCGGTGTTCCGCGACCTGTACGGCAACACCTGGGACTTGTTGGAGCCCAAGCAATGAAACTGGTATTGGCCAGCGGCAACGCTGGCAAATTGAAGGAACTGCAGGCCATGTTGGCCGACCTGCCGCTGCAGATCGTGCCGCAGCGCGAACTGGGCGTGGACGATGTGCCGGAAACCGGCCTGACCTTCGTCGAGAACGCGCTGATCAAGGCCCGCCATGCCTGCGCGGTGACCGGCCTGCCAGCGCTGGCCGACGACTCCGGCCTCATCGTCGATGCATTGGACGGTGCGCCCGGCCTTTACAGCGCGCGCTACGCCGGCAGCCCTACCGACGATGCCGCCAACAACACCAAGCTGCTTGATGCGCTGCGCGATGTCCCGGCCGAACGCCGCACCGCGCGCTTCTACGCGGTGATCGTGCTGCTGCGCCATGCCAACGATCCGCAACCGCTGATCTGCGAAGGCAGCTGGGAAGGCCGCATCATCGACGAACTGCGCGGCAGCAATGGCTTCGGCTACAACCCGGTGTTCCTGGATGAAGAACTGGGCCTGACCGCTGCGCAGATGGAACCGGCGCAGAAGAACGGCCGCAGCCACCGCGCCAAGGCGCTGCAGCTGTTGTTGCAGCGCATGTCGCAACTTAGTTTCGATTGACCACGGAGATCAGGGAATGACGCCACGCCGCTATCGGACCCGGATGGGGCTTGTGCTGGCAGTTGCCATCCTCGGTGGCATCACCGGCGCCGTGGTCGGCGGCCTGCTGGCCTATGACGGCAAGTATTCCTGGCTTGCACTTCCGTTATGGACGCTAGGCGGTGTGTTCGCAGTCGAATTGATCGCTGCCCCCATCATGTGGCAGCGCGTTGTAGTGGATGAACAAGCAGGACATCTTCGCTACCACAACATCTCCACCGCGCACCGCTGGCGCCAAGTACCACTGTTCGACGTACTCGAAGTTCGCTACGACAACTTCGCAGACAAGAGCAAAGGCATGGTTTCCGGCCTGTACCTTCACATGCGTAATGGCAGCCGACCGGCACGTCATCGCCTCATGGACAATGAGATGGGCAGCTATCAAGGCCCTTCGCCGATGTTCCGTGATATCGCCGCTACCGTGCTCCGTGCACAGCCGCGCTCGCTGGTTGATTCGATCCTGATCACTCAGCGATAGCGCCCTCCTCCTTGCACTTCCAATCTTCCCTAAGCCGTCCATGCCGCACTCCCACGACCACTGCAACCACCTTCCCGGCGAATCCTGCGCGATCGATCACGGTCACGTTGCCGGCGTGCAGCTGGTACCGCCGCCACTGGCGCTATACGTGCACCTGCCGTGGTGCGTGCGCAAATGCCCTTACTGCGATTTCAACTCGCATGCCGGCAAGGGCGACCTGCCCTTCGACGCCTATATCGATGCGCTGATCCGCGACCTGGACCAGGACCTGCCGCTGGTCTGGGGCCGGGTGGTCAGCAGCGTGTTCTTCGGCGGCGGCACGCCCAGCCTGTTCCCGCCAGAGGCGATCGACCGCTTCCTGCAGGCAGCCAGCGCACGGCTGCGTTTCGCGCCGAACCTGGAGGTCACGCTGGAGACCAATCCCGGCACCGCCGAGCACGGCCGCTTCGACCGCTACCGCGCGGCCGGCGTGAACCGCATCAGCTTCGGCATCCAGACCTTCAATGATGAGGCGCTCAAGCGCCTTGGCCGTATCCACGACAGCAACGAGGCCGAGCGCGCGGTCAAGCTGGCGCAGGACGCCGGCTACAAGAACTTCAACATCGACCTGATGTACGCGCTGCCACAGCAGACGCTGGCACAGGCCGAGCACGATCTTGAGCGCGCCTTCGCACTCGACCCCACCCATATCTCGCACTACCAGCTGACGTTGGAGCCGAATACGGTGTTCTTCGCCCGGCCGCCGCAGGGCATTCCGGACGAAGACAGTGCCTGGGACATCCAGGAGCACTGCCAGGCCCTGCTCGCCGAGCGCGGCTATGGCCAGTACGAGGTCAGCGCCTACGCCCGCGACGGCTGGCAGTGCCAGCACAACCTCAACTACTGGCGCTTTGGCGACTACCTGGGCATCGGCGCCGGTGCCCACGGCAAGATCAGCTCCGGCGCCGAGCAGCACGTGCTGCGCCGCTGGAAGCACAAGCACCCGCAGACCTTCATGGACACCGCCGGCAGCCCGGCCAGCATCGGTGGCGACGACGTGATCAGCCCGGAGCGGCTGCCGTTCGAGTACATGCTCAACCTGCTGCGCCTGCACGAGGGCTTCAGCCTGCGCGATTTTGAATCGCGCACCGGATTGGCACGAAGCGTGCTTCTACCTTCCCTGGCAATGGCGGTTGAACGTGGCTGGCTGACCAGCAGCGGCGATTACTGGACCCCTACCGAGCTTGGCCGCCGTTTCACCAATGACGTGGTGGAACTCTTTTTAGCCTGATGTGCGCTGAAAGTGGCCGTTACGTCACATAAATGATAGAAAACGCCCATTCGGGGGGAAGGAATACGGGATGTCAGGCACAGCACCACGCTCATCCAGCCAAGCCATGGCACGGATTGCCGCCACGCCGGCACCTGCCCGCGTGCGTCACTTGTTGGAAAGTGCTTTCCAAGCCACCGATGAGGTCCTGCGCACGCCGCTGCAGCTGACCGCCATCGAGCTGGAACGCGCCCTGTTCAAGCGCGCGGAAATGGCCCACAACAGCCAGGTCCAGTCCGACATCTACGCCCAGCTACGGGTGCTGCGCGAGCACGCCGAACAGTTCCCTGATTTTTTTCTTGAGGCATTGGCCGCGCAGGTAGCCAGCTTCAAGGATCCGCCCAGGCCCGACCAGGAAGCACACGCGGCAACCTTCAAGTCGATGACGCTGGTGGAAGACACCGACATCGACCGCGACATCCTGTTGCACGAAATGGCGCGGCGCGAAGCGTTCCGCGCCCCCAACCCACTGTTGTTGCTGGGGCAGCGCTTTGCGGTGCTGGCTGCGCAGCCCGCATTTGACTCCGAGCGCCTGCCAGTCGGCCCCTACGCACAATGCCGGGCGCTGCGCGAAGCCGGCGAGCAGATGCAGCTCAACCTCGATGCCCAGTTGGTGCTGTTCCAGGTGTTCGAACGCATGGTCATGACCCGCCATGCCGAACTGGTCGATCGCCTGAACATCCTGCTTGAACGTGAGGGCGTGCTTCCCGGGCTGGTCTATCGCCCACATCTGCCCCGCCCTTCCGCCCCGCGCGGCCCGGGCGCTGTCAGCGGCCAGGCCGATGCCGGTGGGCCGCGCAGCGCGGGCTCGGCACCCTTGACCAGTTGGCAAGGCCAAGCCCCGGCCGCCTCCTGGGCCAGTATTTCCAGCGAACTACAGGCCGGCCCGGCAACCGCAGCCGCAGTGCACGGCGCCGCGCCGATGCAGAGCACCGGCAATGCAGCCGCCATGCCGCCTATGGAAAGCCTGCATAGCCTGCTTGATGCCGCGCGCCACGCTCTTGCGATGAGCGCAGGCAACAGCGGCGCAGGTAGTAATAGTGGCGGCGCGCCAGCAGGTCGTGGCACCGGGGCCGGCGCTGGCGCGATGCCCGACTTCTCCGCCCTGCAGGCGCAGGCACAACACGGCGCTGCCGGTGCCGCACCTTCGGTTGCTGCCGCCGCCAATACCCCGAACGTTCCAGCCGAGCCGGTTTCCACCAAGGTTGCGATGGACGTGCTGGGCAAGCTGCAGGCTGCCGCCTCGTCATCCGGTAGCCGTCATGGCATGGCTGACATCCGCAACGCCCTGATTGCCCAGGTCAAGGCCGAGCACGGCCCCGCCGCGACGCTGTCGGTGCAGGACGGCGACACCATGGACCTGCTCGGCATGCTCTATTCCGAGCTGCAGCGCGAGGTGCGCAGCGAGGGCCCGGCTGCCGATCTGCTGCGACGCCTGCAGGTGCCGTTGGCCCGCGCCGCCATCAGCGACCAGGAGTTCTTCCTGCGCGACCAGCACCCGGCGCGCGAACTGCTCAATGCGGTCGCCGAATCCGGCGCGGTCTGGCTCAGCGACGAAGACAGCGATCCGGTGCTGCTGCTGAAGCTCAAGGACGCCGTCAACAAAGTAGTCAACGACTATCAGGGCGACGAAGCCGTCTTTGTTGAAGCCAACGACATCATCCAGGGCCACTTGCGCGCAGCTGCCCGTCGCGCGGAGATGGCCGAACGCCGGCAGGTGGATGCTGCCCGCGGCAAGGAGCGCCTGGAAGCCGCCAAACAGCTGGCCAATACCAGCATCGATGATCTCTGCCAGAGGGCCGAACCACCCAAATTCGTGCAGACCCTGCTGCACAAGGCATGGGCCGACGTGCTCACCCTCACCTTGCTACGCCACGGCGAGGGTTCGGAGGAATGGCAGCAGCGTGAGCAGGCCACCCGCCGTATCGGTGAGATCACCAGCCTGCCGCCCGGCAGCCCGGCCGATGTCGGTTTCGGCGAGGAAATCGAGCAGTCGCTGCTGCAGGTGGGCTACCACCAGGATGAGGCTGCTGCCATCGCACGCCGGCTGTCCACGCCGGGCGGCGAAGACGACCTCATTTCGCGCACCGAGCTGGCCGCCAAACTCAAGACACGCACCCGCCTCGGCGAGTCCGCCGATCCGGACGAAGAAGAGCGCCGCAAGAAGGTTGAAACGCCCCGAACCGAAGAGGAAGAGGCGCACTACCGCCAGCTGCGCACCTTGCCGTTCGGCACCTGGTTCGAGTTCACCGTCAACCAGCAGGGCGACAACCGGCGCCAGCGTCTGTCCTGGTACAGCCTGATCACCGGCAACGCCCTGTTCGTGAACCAGCGCGGACAGAAGGTGTCGGAGCATTCACTCGACGCGATGTCGCGGTTGATGGCCAAGGGCCAGCTGCGCATCGTCACCGAGGACAAGGGTCGCCTGATCGACCGCGCCTGGCAGGCCACCGTGCGGGCACTGCGCTCGATCGCCGGCCATGCCTCCAACACAGGGGAGTCCGCATGATCACCAATACCCGCCGCGCACCGCGCCTGCAGGTACCGGAGCTGGTGCCGGTGCGTGACCAGATGACCGGTTCCCAGATCGGCCGGCTCGGCAACATATCCGAAACCGGCATGTTGCTGATCACCTCCGTGCCAATGCACGACGACGCCTTGTACCAGCTGCAGTTCCCGATCCCCGATGGCCGTGGCGGTCAACTGCAGATAGACGTCGGCGTGCATTTATTGTGGAGCGAACCGACACACGCGCCAGAGCAGTCGTGGGCCGGATTCCGCTTCCTGACTCTGGACAAGGCCCACCGCGAACGCCTGGTGCAGTGGATAGAAGGCAGCCTCCCTGCAGCCTGAGTGCCGAAAACGGCACAGCAGCAGCGGGCTGATTGCGGCAGAATTGGGGCCTGCATTCCGCATGTCCCAGTGAGCCACCGCGATGAACCAGCAAGATCCAGGCAGCCTCTACGCCCACCACCTTGGCGAAATGATCCGCCGCGCCGACACGGCACTGGCGCGTGGTGGTTTCGATCACCTGGTGGTTCCCAGCGGCACCCAACACTACCAGGTGTTCGACGACCGCGATTACCCGTACGCGGTCAACCCGCAGTTCAAGACCTGGCTGCCGTTGACCAAGCTGCCGTACAGCTGGCTGATCCACACCCCCGGCAAGCGCCCGACGCTGGTGTTCTACCAGCCCTTCGATTACTGGCACGTGGTACCGGGCGCACCGAGCGGCTGGTGGGTGGAGCATTTCGACATCCACATCATCCGCAAGCCGGAAGAAGCCCTGGCCCTGCTGCCGGCCGACCCGAGCCGCTGCGCCATCCTCGGCGAGGCCCAGAGCGCGCTGGGCGGTTTCGCACCGAACAACCCGGCGGCGGTGATCAATTACCTGGAATGGCATCGCGGCTACAAGACGCCGTACGAGATCGCGCTGATGCGCCAGGCGCAGGTACTGGGCGTACGCGGCCACCGCGCTGCCGAAGCCGCGTTCCGTTCCGGTGCCAGCGAGTTCGAGATCCACATGGCGTATTGCAGCGCCGTCGGCCAGGACGCCAACGAACTGCCCTACGGCAACATCATCGGCCTCAACGAACACGCCGCCGTGCTGCACTACACCGACCTGGGCAAGCAGGCACCGCAACCACTGCGCAGCTTCCTGATCGATGCCGGCGCTTCGGCCTACGGTTACGCCAGCGACATCACCCGCACCTACGCAGCGGCCGGCCATAGCGAGTTCCAGTCCTTCATTGATGCGGTGGATGCCGCGCAGCTGAAGATGTGTGCTGCGGTACGTGCTGGCTTTGATTACAAGCAGCTGCACATCGACGCACACCTGTCGCTGATGGGCATCCTCAAGGATTTCGGCGTGATCACGGTGTCGCCGGAAGCTGCCCTGGCAACGGGCGTAAGCGCGGCGTTCTTCCCGCATGGCATCGGCCATCTGATCGGCGCGCAGGTACACGACGTGGCCGGCTTTGCCGCCAGCGAAGACGGCGGCCGCGTCGAGCGCCCGGCCGGCCATCCCTACCTGCGCATGACCCGCGTATTGGAGCCCGGAATGGTAGTCACCATCGAACCGGGCCTGTACTTCATCGACATGTTGCTGGACGAAGTGAAGAAGGCCGGCAATGCCGCCAGCATCAACTGGGACCGGGTGGACTTCTTCCGTCCTTACGGTGGTGTGCGCATTGAAGACGAGGTGCTGTGCACCGACGGCGAAGCGGACAACCTGACCCGTCCGGAATTTGCTGCACAGGCGTGATGCAAGGGCGACATCAGTCGCTATGTGATTGAAACCCGGGCGCGCAATGCGCCCGGGATGAGTGATACCGCGGATGTACCAGCATCCGCTTTCGCGAGAACCTTCGCCCCTCCCCTCAAAAGAAGCACAGCCAATCAAGCTTTGGCTTTGGCTTTGGCTGCTGTTGCTGTTGCTGTTGCTGTTTCCCCTCCCTGACGCGCAGCGTAGGGGAGGGCCAGGGAGGGGTGCCGTTGCTTTGCAGTTGCCGTTGCTCTGAAGATTTTGACCTACCGGGCCCCTTCCGCAGCGACGGAGCTGGCAGACAAGACCCCGTACGGGGCGACGTGCAGGACGCACGTCGTTTTTCGACGATACATGGATGTATCGTCGAAAAATCCTGCCAGCGGAGTGGACCTGGAGCGCGCAGCGCGGAAGGCGCGTAGGCAGGGTGTGCTTTCTTTGGGCCACCTTTCTTTGCACAAGCAAAGAAAGGTGTGCTCGCGCGCCGAAGGCGTGTGAAAGCCCTTGATTTTGATCTTGATTGCAGTTGCT harbors:
- the pepQ gene encoding Xaa-Pro dipeptidase; this encodes MNQQDPGSLYAHHLGEMIRRADTALARGGFDHLVVPSGTQHYQVFDDRDYPYAVNPQFKTWLPLTKLPYSWLIHTPGKRPTLVFYQPFDYWHVVPGAPSGWWVEHFDIHIIRKPEEALALLPADPSRCAILGEAQSALGGFAPNNPAAVINYLEWHRGYKTPYEIALMRQAQVLGVRGHRAAEAAFRSGASEFEIHMAYCSAVGQDANELPYGNIIGLNEHAAVLHYTDLGKQAPQPLRSFLIDAGASAYGYASDITRTYAAAGHSEFQSFIDAVDAAQLKMCAAVRAGFDYKQLHIDAHLSLMGILKDFGVITVSPEAALATGVSAAFFPHGIGHLIGAQVHDVAGFAASEDGGRVERPAGHPYLRMTRVLEPGMVVTIEPGLYFIDMLLDEVKKAGNAASINWDRVDFFRPYGGVRIEDEVLCTDGEADNLTRPEFAAQA